The following proteins are co-located in the Nomia melanderi isolate GNS246 chromosome 1, iyNomMela1, whole genome shotgun sequence genome:
- the LOC116429503 gene encoding uncharacterized protein LOC116429503, whose protein sequence is MILEIQGNITIDIQENQDSTNTAIEANVHFVQKTGGKIEPFESGSKHEEKGGGKELHEDHHVVDEEKGDKGYKVFHEFDKGEKGHHDKENHKQEYDEKDGEEEQKHEEIDHYGESHRGEEGEKTEKFDEEGKHQKGYSTKGEHSVSKKDEYEKKHDFYDEYHEDGETEKHGGYHHEHEGKKGGHEKMGHVDSAHKQHRHGKKKKHEEGHHHRKQKGRKLSEGHDGHQRHDNRYGRKGGHELGKKWFASNSH, encoded by the exons ATGATCCTGGAGATCCAAG GCAACATTACCATTGATATTCAGGAGAATCAAGATTCTACAAATACCGCCATTGAAGCTAACGTCCATTTTGTTCAGAAAACTGGCGGGAAAATTGAGCCATTTGAAA GTGGAAGCAAACACGAGGAAAAAGGCGGCGGCAAGGAGCTACACGAGGACCATCATGTCGTGGACGAAGAGAAAGGTGATAAG GGTTACAAGGTTTTCCACGAGTTCGATAAGGGCGAGAAGGGTCACCACGACAAAGAGAATCATAAACAAGAGTACGACGAGAAGGACGGGGAGGAGGAGCAGAAACACGAGGAGATCGATCATTATGGCGAAAGTCACCGCGGCGAGGAGGGTGAGAAGACTGAGAAATTCGACGAAGAGGGGAAACACCAGAAAGGCTATAGCACTAAGGGAGAGCACAGTGTTTCGAAGAAG GACGAGTACGAGAAGAAGCACGACTTCTACGACGAGTACCACGAGGACGGCGAGACGGAGAAACATGGCGGCTACCATCACGAGCACGAGGGCAAGAAAGGTGGCCACGAGAAGATGGGCCACGTGGATTCTGCTCACAAACAG CATCGCCatggaaagaagaagaaacacgAGGAGGGTCATCATCATCGCAAGCAGAAGGGCCGCAAACTCAGCGAGGGCCATGACGGTCATCAGCGACACGACAACAGATACGGTAGGAAAGGCGGTCACGAGTTGGGGAAAAAATGGTTTGCCAGCAACAGCCATTAG